In one Arenibacter antarcticus genomic region, the following are encoded:
- a CDS encoding gluconokinase — protein sequence MTKPTRNILFVIGISGTGKSTIGELLAKELKFPFFEGDKYHSEANIKKMASGHPLNDEDRLAWLIRLNQLAIEHRTDGCIIACSALKESYRTLLQRNISSHVVWISLEGSFELISSRLNKRKGHFMPATLLQSQWDTFEPPTDAIKVSVAPDPEEIVAEILKQLP from the coding sequence ATGACAAAACCCACTCGAAATATCCTATTTGTGATCGGGATTTCCGGCACTGGAAAGTCAACCATAGGCGAGTTATTAGCCAAAGAGCTGAAATTTCCCTTTTTTGAGGGCGATAAGTACCATTCCGAAGCCAATATTAAAAAAATGGCTAGTGGCCATCCTTTAAATGATGAAGATCGATTAGCGTGGTTGATCCGTTTAAACCAATTGGCCATAGAACATAGAACAGATGGATGTATTATAGCCTGTTCTGCCCTAAAGGAATCTTATAGAACGCTACTGCAACGCAACATTAGTTCCCATGTAGTTTGGATCTCCTTGGAAGGTAGTTTTGAGCTTATTTCATCCAGACTAAATAAACGTAAGGGTCATTTTATGCCTGCTACTTTATTACAATCCCAATGGGATACCTTTGAACCTCCAACCGATGCCATAAAAGTATCTGTAGCTCCAGATCCCGAAGAGATCGTTGCAGAAATTTTAAAGCAACTACCCTAA
- a CDS encoding response regulator transcription factor, with protein METVNKKILLVEDDPNFGIVLKDYLAMNDFDVTLAKNGMEGFEKFKKDNFDVCILDVMMPYKDGFTLAKEIREKNENVPIVFLTAKTMKEDVLKGYKAGADDYLNKPFDSEVLLMKLKAIIQRKSSNSLADSKQFEFTIGGFQLNSKLRFLKYKDEEAIKLSPKENELLRLLALHENDLMPRELALTKIWRDDNYFTSRSMDVYIAKLRKYLKRDDTVEILNIHGEGFRLVIKTE; from the coding sequence ATGGAAACAGTAAATAAAAAAATATTGCTAGTGGAGGATGATCCTAATTTTGGAATTGTCCTAAAGGATTACTTGGCCATGAACGATTTTGATGTTACGTTGGCGAAAAATGGAATGGAAGGTTTTGAAAAATTCAAGAAAGACAATTTTGATGTTTGTATTCTTGATGTAATGATGCCTTACAAAGACGGATTCACCTTGGCAAAGGAAATCAGGGAAAAAAACGAAAACGTTCCCATTGTGTTCTTAACTGCCAAAACAATGAAGGAAGATGTGCTTAAAGGATATAAGGCTGGTGCCGATGATTATCTTAATAAGCCCTTCGATTCTGAAGTTTTGTTGATGAAGTTAAAAGCCATTATCCAAAGAAAATCTTCAAACTCCTTGGCAGATAGCAAGCAGTTTGAATTTACGATTGGTGGATTCCAGTTGAACTCTAAACTTAGATTCTTAAAATATAAGGATGAGGAGGCTATAAAGCTTTCCCCAAAGGAGAACGAGCTACTGAGATTGTTGGCCTTACACGAGAACGACCTGATGCCTAGAGAATTGGCATTGACCAAGATTTGGAGAGATGACAATTATTTTACCTCTCGAAGTATGGATGTATATATCGCTAAATTGAGGAAATACTTGAAAAGGGATGATACCGTGGAGATTTTGAACATTCACGGGGAAGGGTTTAGGTTGGTTATAAAAACCGAATAG
- the miaA gene encoding tRNA (adenosine(37)-N6)-dimethylallyltransferase MiaA — translation MERILISVVGPTAIGKTTLGIELAKYFKTEIISADSRQFYSEMSIGTAVPSETELAQVPHHFIQHRSIHEEYTVGDFEREALDKLNDIFKENKVVVMVGGSGLYIDAVTKGLDHFPEIDAEIRTRLNQELLDNGITKLQEQLKDLDREYYEKVDLNNPHRLIRALEVCIGSGLPYSSFLNREKKSRDFATITIGLEADRKIIYDRINRRVDLMMAQGLLEEVSSLKEYSALNALQTVGYRELFRFMEGDFDLDTSIAEIKKNTRRFAKRQLTWLRKKGDILWVDHEYNLKEVLQKVEQEIGKK, via the coding sequence ATGGAAAGAATACTGATCTCCGTGGTAGGCCCTACCGCTATAGGAAAGACCACTCTGGGCATTGAACTTGCCAAATATTTTAAAACGGAGATTATTTCTGCAGATTCCCGACAATTTTACAGTGAAATGTCTATTGGTACTGCAGTTCCTTCAGAGACGGAACTCGCCCAAGTACCGCATCATTTTATACAGCACAGGAGCATTCATGAAGAATATACCGTGGGTGATTTTGAAAGGGAGGCCTTAGACAAACTGAATGATATTTTTAAAGAAAATAAAGTTGTGGTAATGGTAGGCGGAAGTGGGCTTTATATTGATGCCGTTACCAAAGGACTTGACCATTTTCCCGAGATTGATGCAGAAATACGCACACGATTAAACCAAGAATTACTTGATAACGGAATCACCAAACTACAAGAGCAACTAAAAGATTTGGATAGGGAATATTACGAAAAAGTAGATTTGAACAATCCACATCGACTAATAAGGGCTTTGGAGGTCTGTATTGGAAGTGGGCTTCCCTACTCCTCATTTTTAAACAGGGAAAAGAAATCTAGGGACTTTGCAACCATTACGATAGGATTAGAAGCAGATAGAAAGATTATCTACGATAGAATAAACAGAAGAGTAGATTTAATGATGGCGCAAGGCCTTTTAGAGGAGGTAAGCTCCCTAAAAGAATACAGTGCATTAAACGCGCTGCAAACTGTTGGTTACAGGGAATTGTTCCGTTTTATGGAGGGGGACTTTGATTTAGATACCTCCATTGCGGAAATAAAAAAAAATACGAGAAGGTTTGCCAAGCGTCAACTTACCTGGTTGCGAAAGAAAGGGGATATTTTATGGGTAGACCATGAGTACAACCTAAAAGAAGTCCTTCAAAAAGTAGAACAAGAAATTGGAAAGAAATGA